A window of the Fusarium fujikuroi IMI 58289 draft genome, chromosome FFUJ_chr09 genome harbors these coding sequences:
- a CDS encoding probable ubiquitin-protein ligase UBC4 has protein sequence MSKRITKEFAEISQNPPEGFSVSLPPDESIYTWHVTLTAPESTPYHPGKFGIVLTLPTGYPFKPPVVKFVTRIYHPNVTNDGQGNICLGLLKPDAWKPSTQLRAVLEGLRNLLEEPQIDSPLEERIAQEYQNNRAEFNKNAKKHVEMYAMGSPDFPPVA, from the exons ATGTCCAAACGTATCACGAAG GAATTCGCTGAGATTTCACAAAACCCGCCAGAGGGTTTCTCCGTTTCCCTCCCACCTGATGAGTCCATCTACACCTGGCATGTAACTCTCACGGCACCTGAGTCAACTCCCTACCACCCAGGCAAATTCGGAATCGTCCTGACCCTCCCAACCGGGTACCCCTTCAAGCCGCCTGTCGTCAAGTTCGTCACTCGAATCTATCACCCCAACGTCACAAACGACGGCCAAGGCAACATctgccttggcctcctcaagCCCGATGCTTGGAAACCTAGCACGCAGCTCCGCGCCGTCCTCGAGGGCCTTCGAAATCTCCTAGAGGAGCCCCAGATTGATAGCCCTCTTGAGGAGCGCATTGCTCAAGAGTATCAGAACAATCGTGCCGAATTTAATAAGAATGCCAAGAAACATGTTGAAATGTATGCAATGGGCTCGCCTGACTTCCCTCCAGTTGCCTAG
- a CDS encoding related to BUD7 protein codes for MVAPAVPEITEEILHESIDARTESLSGLRELGPPDLVHLLKHAVRNPAKQTGVYHHVTGVDASSSASLAAYINTLTYKESGPNATNKIVEGVYCCYNAFSRLDMRVHVSIPGTVESYCVDERGEKRKASDELWLETYLCSVLRAYSYADDGSGDTIRKIMGVRRFNPVTNTETEHRFLHAAEQLFFRGWQLGSDSVVQVPTNVSNHLTTGLLKYLETTGRYASGINLFEKLRTQSVEVSSLLAKVMFMGHEEVAGVRTLHQSLQETPMDYVMLDTQAEFLLHKAKSAPTPELRDERLKMSLGCADRATVAAPTEFSTWARLAQVYVAMEDWDNALTILNSCPMFTYQDKDTPLMPEPKEVHLPTLPETRLDEIDSEPESRYSEQVDPSLLNLRAASYRGTFKKAYDILTEMTAKIGWDQLLKIRSNVFVMEDEYRTEKQEATQPASSTKRTPSTDGLRGTPDQTVNQDEETEDEEVEKLDEAASKAEGAGEELPATNGTSEQGKIEKPSNVIDPGEAKADSETTKNDEHLSKLNTKRLCERWLDSLFMVLYEDLRVYTIWRTQMAQYRAQQMQYKKSAEEWEILGSLAERLQHVDEAVEAYRACLSIRFSPKALAGILRVFEKTKSTRETVASVIRLVTWQYRWYSEFSPELLHTIRTLIEDEGAVKVRSIIQATSLPQNVLDLTHHYAALCATFRSSGTDG; via the exons ATGGTCGCGCCAGCGGTCCCTGA AATCACCGAGGAGATCCTCCACGAGTCGATCGATGCACGAACCGAATCCCTCTCTGGTCTAAGAGAACTTGGTCCTCCCgatcttgttcatcttctcaaacaTGCCGTGCGAAACCCAGCTAAACAG ACTGGTGTCTACCACCATGTTACCGGTGTCGATGCATCCTCTTCTGCGAGTCTAGCAGCATATATTAATACCCTGACCTACAAAGAATCTGGGCCAAATGCGACCAACAAGATTGTCGAGGGTGTCTATTG CTGCTACAATGCCTTCTCGCGACTCGACATGCGCGTACACGTATCGATCCCTGGAACCGTAGAAAGCTACTGCGTCGACGAACGAGGCGAAAAGAGGAAGGCATCGGACGAGCTTTGGCTGGAGACTTATCTATGCAGCGTTCTTCGAGCTTACTCGTACGCAGACGACGGTAGCGGCGATACTATTCGAAAGATTATGGGTGTTCGAAGATTCAATCCTGTGACAAACACTGAAACCGAGCATCGTTTCCTCCATGCTGCAGaacagctcttcttcaggg GATGGCAGCTGGGTTCCGATTCTGTGGTTCAGGTGCCTACTAACGTGTCGAATCACCTAACTACGGGTCTGCTCAAGTACCTCGAGACAACTGGACGCTATGCCTCTGGAATCAACTTGTTTGAGAAGCTCCGAACGCAAAGCGTCGAGGTATCATCTCTGCTGGCAAAGGTCATGTTCATGGGACACGAGGAGGTTGCTGGCGTCCGAACGCTTCACCAATCTTTACAAGAGACCCCAATGGACTATGTCATGCTCGACACTCAAGCTGAATTCTTGTTgcacaaggccaagagcgCCCCTACGCCTGAGCTCAGAGACGAAAGACTGAAGATGTCTCTTGGTTGTGCGGATCGCGCTACTGTCGCCGCCCCAACCGAGTTCAGCACCTGGGCGAGACTGGCTCAGGTTTACGTAGCCATGGAAGATTGGGACAATGCGCTTACCATCCTCAACTCATGCCCTATGTTCACTTACCAAGACAAGGACACGCCTCTGATGCCAGAACCAAAGGAGGTTCACTTGCCGACTCTCCCTGAAACTCGCCTTGACGAGATTGATAGCGAGCCTGAATCGCGATACTCAGAACAGGTTGACCCTAGCTTGCTCAATCTACGAGCAGCATCTTACAGGGGCACTTTTAAGAAAGCGTACGATATTCTGACCGAGATGACTGCCAAGATTGGTTGGgaccagctgctgaagatcaGGAGTAATGTATTTGTGATGGAGGATGAGTACCGCAcagagaagcaggaggctactcagccagcctcttcaacaaagcGAACTCCTAGTACAGATGGTCTGCGGGGCACACCTGATCAGACTGTCaaccaagatgaagagactgaggacgaagaggtagagaagcttgatgaggccGCTTCCAAAGCTGAGGGAGCTGGCGAGGAGCTCCCTGCCACCAACGGTACCAGTGAACAgggcaagatcgagaagccTTCTAATGTTATCGATCCAGGCGAGGCAAAGGCGGACAGCGAG ACAACCAAGAATGATGAGCATCtgtccaagctcaacaccaagcgccTTTGTGAGCGCTGGCTAGACAGCCTCTTCATGGTGCTCTACGAAGACCTGCGTGTCTACACAATCTGGCGTACCCAGATGGCCCAGTACCGCGCCCAGCAGATGCAGTACAAGAAGTCGGCAGAGGAGTGGGAGATCCTTGGTTCTCTCGCCGAGCGTCTTCAGCACGTCGACGAAGCCGTCGAGGCGTATCGCGCATGCCTATCAATCCGATTCAGCCCCAAGGCCCTCGCCGGCATCCTACGTGTCTTtgaaaagaccaagagcACAAGAGAGACGGTGGCATCCGTGATCCGACTGGTAACATGGCAGTACCGATGGTACAGCGAGTTCAGCCCCGAGCTACTGCACACGATACGGACTCTGATCGAGGACGAGGGAGCAGTGAAGGTCCGAAGCATCATTCAAGCTACTAGTTTGCCGCAGAATGTGTTGGATCTCACACATCACTATGCTGCGCTGTGCGCAACATTCAGAAGCAGTGGTACCGACGGTTAG